A genome region from Pecten maximus unplaced genomic scaffold, xPecMax1.1, whole genome shotgun sequence includes the following:
- the LOC117321034 gene encoding uncharacterized protein LOC117321034, whose amino-acid sequence MPGKTKRKLEGYEIESVMDDDSSIKGANFSVSDSGWTKDGIAKLWFSETFIKNIGQARPQLLICDGHGSHNNVELIELARENDIVIIELPSHTSNWTQPFDRTVFKSLKSPRNRVLDDFIQNTGVAVGHRQFLNV is encoded by the coding sequence ATGCCGGGCAAGACGAAGAGAAAGCTAGAAGGGTACGAAATCGAGTCCGTAATGGACGATGACTCGTCTATCAAAGGGGCCAATTTCTCTGTTTCAGATTCTGGGTGGACGAAAGATGGTATAGCTAAACTCTGGTTCTCtgaaacatttatcaaaaacatcGGTCAAGCAAGACCACAATTACTTATTTGCGACGGACATGGCTCTCATAACAATGTAGAGTTGATAGAATTAGCGCGGGAAAATGACATAGTCATTATCGAACTTCCAAGTCACACAAGCAACTGGACACAACCTTTTGACCGCACGGTTTTCAAATCTCTAAAAAGTCCCCGGAACAGGGTATTAGATGACTTTATCCAGAACACTGGGGTTGCTGTGGGCCATCGTCAGTTTCTCAATGTTTAA